One Diospyros lotus cultivar Yz01 chromosome 1, ASM1463336v1, whole genome shotgun sequence genomic window carries:
- the LOC127793791 gene encoding putative phytosulfokines 4 — MATHRKLEMVTKRKGTKPTRMGEENLEKLRPFLFTSSQSAVGETMANFPTLFIVALLLFRALTCAARPEPAFLGKTAQHRPVVVEVDDSAAAAAAAAEEEEESCQGIGEEECLMRRTLAAQVDYIYTCDPEAEAAKNTHTHTDVSPPPCSGD, encoded by the exons ATGGCGACTCACAGGAAATTGGAGATGGTGACAAAGAGGAAAGGGACAAAGCCGACACGAATGGGAGAGGAAAATCTTGAGAAATTGAG GCCCTTCCTCTTCACCAGCTCGCAGTCGGCAGTCGGAGAGACGATGGCCAATTTCCCCACCCTCTTCATCGTAGCCCTGCTCCTCTTCCGGGCCCTAACGTGCGCCGCCCGCCCGGAGCCCGCTTTTCTCGGCAAGACAGCCCAACATCGCCCTGTG GTTGTCGAAGTTGATGAttcggcggcggcggcggcggcggcggcggaggaggaggaggagagctGCCAAGGAATCGGAGAAGAAGAGTGTTTGATGAGAAGAACACTGGCCGCCCAGGTTGATTATATCTACACCTGTGACCCAGAAGCAGAAGCCGCCaagaatacacacacacacacagacgtATCTCCACCTCCCTGTTCTGGTGATTAA
- the LOC127812561 gene encoding phytosulfokines 3-like encodes MANFPTLFIIALLLFPALTCAARPEPAFLGKTAQHRPVVVEVDDSAAAAEEEESCQGIGEEECLMRRTLAAQVDYIYTQKQKPP; translated from the exons ATGGCCAATTTCCCCACGCTCTTCATCATAGCCCTGCTCCTCTTCCCGGCCCTAACGTGCGCCGCCCGCCCGGAGCCCGCTTTTCTCGGCAAGACAGCCCAACATCGTCCCGTG GTTGTCGAAGTTGATGATtcagcggcggcggcggaggaggaggagagctGCCAAGGAATCGGAGAAGAAGAGTGTTTGATGAGAAGAACACTGGCCGCCCAGGTTGATTATATCTACACCCAGAAGCAGAAGCCGCCatga